NNNNNNNNNNNNNNNNNNNNNNNNNNNNNNNNNNNNNNNNNNNNNNNNNNNNNNNNNNNNNNNNNNNNNNNNNNNNNNNNNNNNNNNNNNNNNNNNNNNNNNNNNNNNNNNNNNNNNNNNNNNNNNNNNNNNNNNNNNNNNNNNNNNNNNNNNNNNNNNNNNNNNNNNNNNNNNNNNNNNNNNNNNNNNNNNNNNNNNNNNNNNNNNNNNNNNNNNNNNNNNNNNNNNNNNNNNNNNNNNNNNNNNNTGTGCAGAAACTGTGGGTAGCTAATTATTTGCATCGAAAACAAGTTCAAACGTCGTTAGACCAGGGGAATCCCCTGACTATCCGCCATTTTAGTTTCACAGGTAGGAACTACAGCTTGGTCTGATACGTCCTTCTACGAgagctacattttgtaggtaGTCAAAACTACGCCTGATAGCTCTCAGGTTGTATCTTCTGTGTATTGCATGGTGCTACATGCTGCGGTACGTGTGTGTTCTGCAGAAAAGTGCAACTGATTACCGAAGCACGGGCTGCACAAGTTCAAAGGTCGTCAGCCTGGCCTTGGGGAATCCCCCTGCCATTATCCGGGCTGTAGGTAGGACGCCATTTTGATTTCACAGGTGGGTAAACATCCATGCAACGTTCGGGATTTACCACCTTTCTAACGGACGTTATATCCTACAGGTGACAGTGAACTGACGTGACACGCCAGAGTTAGCGTGTTGCGTTTTCTGACATCACAACTATAGAACTCGTCTCACTGGTTCTTGTTGCAGGTGAATACAGGTGAACATCAAGCAAAATGGCCAACCTCGAAATGGAAGCTGCAATTGAAATGAACGCCGACGCCTGTGTTGTTGTGAGCGGGCTTTCGGATCGTGTGAACTGCAAGAAGATGAGGGTCAGTCTCCAATCTGGGAACCGTTACTCCAGGATAAAACAACTGGTCACGTTTTCAGCAACGGGAACTGCACTGGTAGAGTTCCCTTCGCCAAAAGGTGTGTGTACGTATGCATGTAGCATTTGCACAGTAGAACGTTCCACTACTTCTCAACAATGGTCGTACTTGACCAATGTCTTCTATATTTAGCCCACAGAAATGTTTGATGTGTCTGACTATTAGCTGTGGGTCAGTTTTAAGACATACTCATATTGTTCTTGTAGGTACTGCCGACATGCTGGCAAACGAGACACTGCTGCAAGTGAGAGGGCTGCGGTCCGTGATTCCCCAAGATGGGAACGTGACAACCTTGGAGCCATGGGAGGTGTCGCGTCGCCTTCGAACATTCCTCCAGTCACTGAATTTCCCGCTTGATCACTCTCAACAGGGACTTGAATCAGGTAAGTGGATGCTTGGTAGGTTTTCTGGTATAATAGAAGTCGCTACATTGTCCATATACGAACATACCTGTATGCGCCTCAGAGAGGAAGGCAGTGAGTACAGAGATTCTAGAAATATATGCAGGAGGGTGGGAAGAAATAAGCCACTAGGAACATGAAAAACGACAAAAAGTCTAAAATATTGACGTCATGTGCAGAACAAGACGATTTGGAAAATAAGAGAAGAGGGTGATGATGTAACAACAACAATCCAAATCTCAGAACCTCCATATTGACTATGTGACAAAGGTCACCTTGATGTTGAGTGCGAAAGAGCAGGTAATCCCCTGTTAAACCTAAAAATCGAGTTCGAAGACCCTATACCACGAACTATTTTGATTATGCTAATAACTTAACCCAGTAGGGGAGATTTACTGGTGAATGATTAATGTCTTAAACAGCTTCAGTTGAACAAATCTAAAACAAACTCTTACGTTTGTTATTCCAGGCGCATCACAGGGGCCAAAGGGATTTTTTGGCTTGGCTGGCCTCGACATGAATGCAGACGCCTGTGTTGTTGTGAGTGGGTTTCCGGTTGTGAGCCACATCGACTTCTGGGTTTTAATCAGAACGGCGGAATGTATGAGACAAGCGGTCGTGTTTTAAGCAACAGGAACCATTCTGATGGAGTTCTTTAGACCCGAGGGTAAGTACAAACATGTGTCTATCAGGTGTACAACAGAACAATGAATGAACTTAATTGTTCAACAGTTGTACACGGCGCGGTATAtgacaaagtactagtaaccaATACAACTATACGCTTCTTTTTTTATAGTCTATGACAACAGGGATATGGACGGAATGGCATATTTACTTAATAAATGTTAAACATTTCATTCTGTTACAATACATTCTCTCTTTTGTAAATCCCTGCATGTGTATGAAAACGCTACTATTAAGATATCTTCAAATTTTGTAATTATTTTTCGTTCCTGTTTATGATTTATTTCAGTGGGAATAGGGAAGTCCTTGATTAAATTTAACGGATAGTTTGGCAACATTGACTGTAGTCACTGCaaaacaataataaataaatagattgaAGTAATTACAGATTTCATCAATTATACGTTTCTGTATGCAACAATGTAGTCGAcgtcaaaaagacaaaattcaAACGATGCAAGAGAACCTCTGATATCTGGACCAGGCCTAGGCTGAGAATATGATTGTATTGTTGGCCTCCCACATTGTTACAAAGAGAAGGCAGTAACATGATATAGGTCCAAACTTAAGCACATGTTAACCTCTTCGTTATTATCGGTATATCGTTCATACAGGGGCTGCCATCTTTCTCGCAAATAAAGATCAACTGTTGGAAGAGACAGGTCTCCAAGTGAAACATCTGAAGCCCATGTTTTCTCCTAAGGAGGACATGCCAACCTTAGAGAAAGAACAAGAACTGCCCCTGCTTAAGCAACAACTTGAGACCACCAAGCAGACTCTAGTGAACAAAGAACAACAG
The window above is part of the Branchiostoma floridae strain S238N-H82 chromosome 14, Bfl_VNyyK, whole genome shotgun sequence genome. Proteins encoded here:
- the LOC118430952 gene encoding uncharacterized protein LOC118430952 produces the protein MANLEMEAAIEMNADACVVVSGLSDRVNCKKMRVSLQSGNRYSRIKQLVTFSATGTALVEFPSPKGTADMLANETLLQVRGLRSVIPQDGNVTTLEPWEVSRRLRTFLQSLNFPLDHSQQGLESGKWMLGRFSGIIEVATLSIYEHTCMRLREEGSEYRDSRNICRRVGRNKPLGT